One window of the Doryrhamphus excisus isolate RoL2022-K1 chromosome 10, RoL_Dexc_1.0, whole genome shotgun sequence genome contains the following:
- the dffb gene encoding DNA fragmentation factor subunit beta yields MFGFLEKSRPFKIRSIDDNKKYGVAAKDVNELLKKGCKLLELPLSGAHVCLYADGTKVTEEYFATLPDNTELVLCTEQTWGGSVCDIAHLLRSDQHSIGLIEAAKSLLGDEKSAKRRKILCDLLHNLEDRSELESRDEDEEWFTGVDARFKTKSTYMMYNCESRIRSYMKDLDEATRAVQKVKVREACIQASKSLSEMLKSDKYNGCYFDRSQKDKDRLCTREGWFTCQGSFDQSKCASLHSINPYGSRESRIMFSTWNLDHRIEKKRTIIPALVEALQNHKSQDINLTYFYRLLFTRDNLKLVHIVCHKKGAHNLLCDPKKVFKTNRKRRSKKIRLK; encoded by the exons ATGTTTGGGTTTTTGGAGAAAAGCAGACCTTTTAAAATCAGGAGTATTGACGACAACAAAAAGTACGGCGTTGCGGCCAAAGACGTCAACGAGTTGCTTAAAAAAGGTTGCAAGTTATTAGAG TTGCCACTTTCAGGTGCGCATGTTTGTTTGTATGCAGACGGGACAAAAGTGACAGAAGAATACTTTGCAACTTTGCCTGACAACACAGAACTTGTTCTCTGCACGGAGCAGACATGGGGTGGAT CTGTGTGCGACATTGCTCATTTACTGAGATCAGACCAACACTCCATCGGCCTTATTGAAGCGGCGAAGAGCCTCCTAGGTGATGAGAAGTCTGCCAAGAGACGGAAAATCCTCTGTGACCTTCTTCACAACCTTGAGGACAGATCTGAGCTGGAGAGCAGAGACGAGGATGAAGAATGGTTTACAG GTGTCGATGCTCGATTCAAGACCAAGTCCACCTACATGATGTACAACTGTGAAAGCAGAATAAGAAGTTACATGAAAGAC CTAGATGAAGCCACAAGAGCCGTGCAGAAAGTTAAAGTTCGGGAAGCGTGCATACAAGCCTCAAAGAGCCTCTCAGAGATGCTCAAGTCGGATAAATACAACGGCTGCTACTTTGACCGCTCTCAAAAGGATAAGGATCGACTCTGTACAAGAGAAGGATGGTTTACCTGCCAG GGCTCCTTTGATCAGTCGAAGTGTGCGTCGCTGCATTCCATCAATCCCTACGGAAGCAGAGAGAGCCGCATTATGTTCAGTACTTGGAATCTGGACCACAG GATTGAAAAGAAGAGAACCATCATTCCTGCCCTCGTAGAGGCACTCCAGAATCACAAAAGCCAGGATATCAATTTGACTTACTTCTACCGGCTGCTGTTCACCCGGGATAACCTCAAGCTGGTCCACATTGTCTGCCACAAGAAGGGAGCCCACAACCTGCTGTGTGACCCTAAGAaggtttttaaaacaaacagaaaGCGTCGAAGCAAGAAGATACGTTTGAAATGA
- the b3gnt7l gene encoding UDP-GlcNAc:betaGal beta-1,3-N-acetylglucosaminyltransferase 7, like, translating into MEHLFRRKRLGLLKPLLSLSLFFASLLMIHKLRLPEKDAMGTYMKHTSWCGDCFSFKKSAAKQSLVNHTFQEQRVYNRSGRFWDPQVLNCKEDITVRTKDWFRRLDPRFHQFVLHRHCRYFPMLINHPEKCTEGEVHLLMVVKSVIEQHDRREAVRKTWGKEHTVDGKSIKTVFLLGSPAVGKDAHNLQKLIEYEDHIYSDILQWDFMDTFFNLTLKEVNFLKWFNIYCPGVQFIFKGDDDVFVNTKNLLDLIGFKVEENKETTLFVGDTISKAIPIRNRQSKYYIPRELYDKPYPPYVGGGGFLMSSHLARKLFVVSENLELYPIDDVFLGMCLQRLHLSPEMHSGFRTFGITRRRVSPMNSEPCFYKNLVVVHKLSAQELVKMWRLVHDEELVCAQKTSV; encoded by the coding sequence ATGGAGCACCTTTTCCGGAGAAAGCGGCTCGGTCTACTAAAGCCCCTGCTGAGCCTCTCTCTGTTCTTCGCATCGCTCCTCATGATCCACAAGCTTAGACTCCCAGAGAAAGACGCCATGGGGACGTATATGAAACACACCAGCTGGTGTGGAGACTGTTTTTCATTTAAGAAGTCTGCAGCCAAGCAGTCTTTGGTGAACCACACGTTCCAGGAGCAACGGGTCTACAACCGGAGTGGACGCTTCTGGGACCCGCAGGTGCTGAACTGCAAGGAGGACATCACGGTGAGGACCAAGGACTGGTTCCGGAGATTGGACCCGAGGTTCCACCAGTTCGTCTTGCACCGGCATTGCAGGTACTTCCCGATGCTCATCAACCACCCTGAGAAGTGCACAGAAGGAGAGGTGCACCTCCTCATGGTGGTCAAGTCCGTCATCGAGCAGCACGACCGGCGGGAGGCTGTGCGTAAAACCTGGGGCAAGGAACACACCGTGGACGGTAAGAGCATAAAGACCGTCTTTCTTTTGGGGAGCCCTGCTGTGGGCAAAGACGCCCATAACCTGCAGAAACTGATAGAGTATGAAGACCACATCTACAGTGACATCCTGCAGTGGGATTTCATGGACACGTTCTTCAACTTGACCCTGAAGGAGGTCAACTTTCTGAAATGGTTCAACATCTACTGCCCGGGAGTCCAGTTTATATTCAAAGGAGACGATGATGTGTTTGTGAACACCAAAAACTTACTGGACCTCATCGGCTTTAAGGTGGAGGAGAACAAGGAGACCACTTTGTTTGTGGGGGACACCATCTCCAAGGCCATCCCTATTAGGAACAGGCAGAGTAAATACTACATCCCTAGGGAGCTCTATGATAAGCCATACCCACCTTATGTAGGAGGAGGGGGGTTCCTTATGTCCTCCCATTTGGCCAGGAAGCTCTTTGTGGTCTCCGAGAACCTGGAACTGTACCCGATTGACGACGTCTTTTTGGGCATGTGTCTGCAAAGGCTTCACCTGAGCCCAGAAATGCACTCAGGCTTCAGAACTTTCGGCATCACCAGACGCAGGGTGAGCCCCATGAATAGCGAGCCATGCTTTTACAAGAACCTTGTCGTGGTGCACAAACTTAGTGCACAGGAGCTCGTCAAGATGTGGAGGCTGGTGCACGATGAAGAGCTGGTTTGTGCTCAGAAGACTTCCGTATGA
- the c10h1orf174 gene encoding UPF0688 protein C1orf174 homolog, whose protein sequence is MIRKMSAQLNKLKHRKRKSISEPKHSKKCPVTRRKCVKSPKAAPNSKAAGDTERLSQISCECLQSVGRGRCSASPLLDGQEGKENELRMSPFLDTCTWYGIGDNKNGPDDMDCEESDKNMFPDDDSNQILPVEHFFGNLDALQEFPQRTSETSRHQSKHRRRHYYAGEDSDEEQQHHEAEAGVSSTQQEARGDTL, encoded by the exons ATGATACGTAAG ATGTCTGCTCAACTCAACAAACTGAAGCACAGAAAGCGGAAGAGCATCTCTGAGCCCAAACACTCCAAAAAG TGTCCTGTCACACGGAGAAAATGCGTCAAAAGTCCAAAGGCCGCACCGAACAGCAAAGCGGCCGGCGACACAGAGAGACTGTCTCAAATCAGCTGTGAGTGCCTCCAGTCTGTCGGCAGAGGGCGATGCTCTGCGTCTCCTCTGTTGGACGGACAGGAGGGCAAAGAGAACGAGCTGAGGATGAGCCCGTTTTTGGACACTTGTACATGGTATGGTATCGGAGACAACAAGAATGGTCCTGATGACATGGATTGCGAAGAATCGGACAAAAACATGTTCCCAGATGACGACAGCAACCAGATTCTTCCTGtggagcatttttttggaaatctGGATGCTCTGCAG GAATTTCCACAGAGAACATCAGAGACTTCTCGTCATCAGAGTAAGCACAGGCGACGCCATTATTACGCTGGGGAAGACAGCGATGAGGAGCAACAGCATCACGAGGCGGAGGCGGGCGTCAGCAGCACCCAGCAAGAGGCCAGAGGGGACACTTTGTGA
- the lrrc47 gene encoding leucine-rich repeat-containing protein 47, translating into MDEMKTWPEVEKVATEKRRELVLQGAAADKKISTHGGLTPAIYSLKLLNYLEVSQCPSLTKLHDDIQHLSNLQSLILCRNKLDCIPDVIGSLKSLKVLDVSVNNLKVLPEGVTRLQELTTLNVSCNSMEALPNGLSQCTKLSTINISKNRISGFPEDLCSERLDLLCTLVASDNAIVELSRDIYRLPALKVLDLSNNKLSEVPSTLSDCSKLKEINFKGNKLNDKRLEKMMNGCQTKSILDYLRGKGRHGEDSGDVDGGRSSDKKKRQQQQKKKKKNKDEEEDDDEVEEVNKMVVRVLRVSDAPDTLSVRVSTEVKDVRPYLVCCVVRGMNLKPGNALKRFLIAQTKLHEEICEKRTIATIATHDVQLLKGPLVYEAQPPTQLKIVPLGRKEMTAVELIRHLQLEANELRKQKKRQNVTGLHKYLQLLQGKALYPCLVDAEGHVISFPPITNSEKTKIKRTTKELFLEVTSASSLQICKDVMNTLIAKMAELNKFTAEHRDEAESSGEGDIAPPDQEASADVSHELTIQQVRTVDQDGNLKVVYPSKTDLSEDIPNLTVIW; encoded by the exons ATGGACGAGATGAAAACATGGCCAGAAGTAGAGAAAGTAGCGACAGAAAAGAGACGAGAGTTGGTTTTGCAAGGCGCAGCAGCCGACAAGAAGATTTCCACACATGGGGGTCTCACGCCTGCCATTTATTCCCTCAAGCTGCTCAATTATTTGGAAGTTAGCCAGTGTCCGAGTTTGACAAAGCTCCACGACGACATCCAGCATCTGAGCAACCTTCAAAGTCTCAtcctgtgcagaaacaaactggACTGCATACCGGATGTCATCGGCAGCCTCAAGTCCCTAAAAGTTCTGGACGTTTCGGTTAATAACCTGAAGGTTTTGCCAGAAGGAGTCACCCGGCTACAAGAGCTGACCACATTGAATGTGAGCTGCAATAGCATGGAGGCTCTCCCGAATGGGTTGAGCCAGTGCACCAAACTGTCCACCATTAACATCTCAAAGAACCGCATCTCTGGCTTCCCTGAGGATCTCTGCTCGGAGCGCTTGGATCTGCTTTGCACCCTGGTCGCCTCGGATAACGCCATCGTTGAGCTGAGCAGAGATATTTACAGGCTACCTGCTCTAAAG GTTCTGGATCTCTCCAACAACAAGCTGAGCGAGGTCCCATCTACTCTAAGTGACTGCTCTAAGCTGAAGGAGATCAACTTCAAGGGCAACAAGCTGAACGACAAGCGCCTGGAGAAGATGATGAACGGCTGCCAGACCAAGTCCATCCTGGACTACCTCAGAGGAAAAGGGAGGCATGGTGAGGACAGCGGTGACGTGGATGGAGGGCGCAGCTCTGACAAGAAGAAGAGgcaacagcagcagaagaaaaagaagaagaataaggatgaagaggaagatgatgatgaggtggaagaagtgaacaaaatggTGGTGAGGGTTCTCCGTGTTTCTGATGCTCCCGACACGCTCAGTGTCAGAGTAAGCACAGAGGTGAAGGATGTGCGGCCTTACTTGGTGTGCTGTGTGGTCCGAGGCATGAACCTCAAACCTGGGAACGCTCTCAAGAGGTTTCTGATTGCTCAG ACAAAACTCCATGAGGAAATATGCGAGAAGAGGACCATTGCCACCATTGCTACTCATGATGTGCAGCTTCTCAAAGGTCCTCTGGTGTATGAGGCCCAACCTCCCACACAGCTAAAG ATTGTGCCACTGGGTCGGAAGGAGATGACGGCCGTGGAGCTGATAAGACATCTTCAACTGGAGGCTAACGAGCTGAGGAAGCAGAAGAAAAGGCAGAATGTCACTGGCCTCCACAA ATACCTGCAGCTTCTGCAAGGAAAAGCGCTGTATCCCTGCTTAGTGGACGCAGAGGGACATGTCATCTCATTCCCGCCTATCACAAACAGTGAGAAAACCAAG ATCAAGAGGACAACCAAAGAGTTATTCTTGGAGGTGACGAGCGCAAGCAGCCTGCAGATCTGTAAAGATGTAATGAACACTTTGATTGCA AAAATGGCCGAGTTGAACAAGTTTACAGCCGAGCACCGGGATGAGGCGGAGTCCAGTGGGGAGGGGGATATCGCACCACCAGACCAGGAAGCAAGTGCAGACGTATCCCATGAACTGACCATCCAGCAGGTTCGAACGGTGGACCAGGATGGGAACCTGAAGGTGGTCTACCCATCTAAGACGGACCTCTCCGAAGACATCCCTAACTTAACCGTCATTTGGTAG
- the cep104 gene encoding centrosomal protein of 104 kDa isoform X1 has translation MPRKIGFIVVSSSSHEDNFNAKELMVHAPTVRGWRSSKLCSYPQHITLQLVERSRVKKLQLLAHHYLIPAKVEFQIGDTLPEPSTSAVVGQLRRLGYVSLSDNEKTGFKARELKSVHVDAVGTYLKITFHQNHVNRHNRYNQVSLVAINVLGEPLDGNAFHTMPSREQLIEHYLTSTQLEAALDATLAGKCNSTSPLDDLAFDMYQDPEVAHIIRQLDQKKKDMVRQERYEEAKYLKQAIADLQKAGEHLARFDVEKQSAMEKEDYDLAKKKKDEMDEYRQGVYQQLKVHNLLDMTMITSAAEPSPSQEVPSPLRSSDHQSPPAKPFDTIRKGKAFSKTPQSHLTDSDTVSPKSNPSDITRASSTLPKIDVTSLPYDEMLLPAPQRKDQQPVEDIQSPVMKQFLLHDTQRTLPSPETGGEPEPLSEKAQREAGLQIEVFGESLVASAYSKSWSNREEALLAVHKKLLEVSSTTPKEELRNMIRATVFLVKRALLEKVSSVFQASLKLLFFMFSQLIPGLGRTEVTHCLDQTWPNLLARTGDSTRRLRFNAIACIQEIAALKEVRALQFIPTELAKPFKSNFPSRLAQSRLELLESLLVELGTENSGFTLENVMMFCTTALEHSASAVREQAARIILSMYKQHGAAALVYLPQSNAARKNFLYKTLFDGFAKVDGKLVETQSMKKGGGPLDGQKEKEEIHTLQEQLAALKEMTERDMRSTKGQITKKESPKVERVSQKAGKPTAAKLQQNKTVHTLNVQQSINYLDKLCIFCGKTDDSFTEDVLDLHYWKHCPMLRRCDECRQVVEIASFTEHLLNECESRSKFSQCQSCLEAVATEDLTRHVLGTTCNPPTSGKSFSHCPLCHNNFPPGEEAWKAHLTGSEGCKQNLRRTAVSQRTQPVQGKALSSTKVTQTWSVGAQGRVRPMGRCSRIPSLTPPARGHTLGKR, from the exons ATGCCCAGGAAAATAGGATTTATTGTGGTCAGCTCTTCCAGTCATGAGGACAACTTCAATGCTAAGGAGCTCATGGTCCATGCACCCACCGTCCGTGGGTGGAGATCCAGCAA GTTGTGCAGCTACCCTCAGCACATCACCCTGCAGCTGGTGGAAAGAAGTCGGGTAAAGAAGCTGCAGCTCCTGGCCCACCATTACCTGATCCCAGCTAAAGTGGAGTTCCAAATAGGGGACACTCTTCCTGAACCCAGCACTTCAGCAGTCGTTGGACAGCTTCGCAGACTTGG CTATGTGTCTCTGTCGGACAACGAGAAGACCGGCTTCAAGGCCCGAGAGCTGAAATCAGTCCATGTAGATGCTGTCGGAACTTACCTGAAGATAACCTTCCACCAGAATCACGTTAACCGTCACAATCGCTACAATCAG GTCTCTTTGGTGGCTATCAATGTGCTCGGTGAGCCACTGGATGGCAACGCTTTTCACACCATG CCAAGCAGAGAGCAGCTGATCGAACACTACCTCACCAGCACTCAGCTGGAAGCTGCCTTGGATGCGACCCTCGCAGG AAAATGTAATTCCACTTCACCATTGGACGACCTGGCCTTTGACATGTACCAGGACCCGGAAGTGGCCCATATCATCCGCCAGCTGGATCAAAAGAAGAAGGACATGGTGCGCCAGGAGAGATATGAGGAAGCAAAGTATCTGAAGCAGGCCATCGCTGATCTTCAAAAG GCCGGGGAGCATTTGGCAAGATTTGATGTAGAGAAGCAATCTGCTATGGAAAAGGAGGACTATGACCTtgccaagaagaagaaggatgaAATGGATGAGTACCGGCAGGGTGTCTACCAACAGCTGAAGGTCCACAACCTGCTGGATATGACAATG ATCACAAGTGCAGCAGAACCGTCTCCATCCCAGGAGGTTCCTTCACCTCTCCGTTCTTCAGACCACCAGTCGCCCCCCGCCAAACCCTTTGACACGATAAGGAAAGGGAAAGCTTTCTCAAAAACGCCGCAGAGCCATCTAACAGACTCTGACACAGTGTCGCCTAAGAGCAATCCATCTGACATAACTAGAGCCTCATCTACTCTACCAAAAATAGAT GTTACCAGCTTGCCATATGATGAGATGCTGTTGCCAGCCCCTCAAAGGAAAGACCAGCAGCCAGTGGAGGACATCCAGAGTCCTGTAATGAAGCAGTTCCTCTTACACGACACCCAAAGGACTCTACCTAGCCCTGAGACCGGCGGAGAACCAGAACCTCTATCGGAGAAGGCTCAAAGAGAGGCTGGGCTTCAAATAGAAGTCTTTGGAGAGAGTCTG GTTGCAAGTGCATATTCTAAATCATGGTCGAACAGAGAAGAGGCACTCCTGGCTGTGCACAAGAAGCTTTTGGAGGTATCATCCACGACTCCCAAGGAGGAGCTGAGGAACATGATAAGAGCTACAGTCTTCCTAGTCAAGAGAGCTCTCCTTGAGAAAGTTTCATCT GTTTTCCAAGCCTCCTTGAAGTTGCTGTTCTTCATGTTCAGCCAGCTGATCCCAGGTTTAGGCCGGACTGAGGTGACCCACTGTTTGGATCAAACTTGGCCCAATCTACTGGCTAGGACAGGGGACTCGACTAGACGCCTCCGGTTCAACGCTATCGCTTGCATCCAG GAAATTGCCGCTCTGAAGGAAGTTCGGGCCTTGCAGTTCATCCCCACTGAGCTGGCGAAACCTTTCAAATCCAACTTCCCCTCACGCCTGGCTCAGAGTCGGTTGGAGCTGCTTGAGAGTCTCCTGGTGGAGCTAGGCACAGAGAACTCTGGATTCACCTTGGAGAATGTAATGAtg TTCTGCACTACAGCTTTGGAGCACAGCGCATCCGCTGTTCGAGAGCAGGCGGCGCGCATCATTTTGTCCATGTACAAGCAACACGGTGCAGCCGCTCTCGTTTACCTTCCACAGAGCAATGCTGCCCGTAAGAACTTCCTTTACAAAACCCTGTTTGATGGCTTTGCCAAGGTTGACGGAAAGCTGGTGGAGACTCAG TCTATGAAGAAGGGTGGTGGTCCACTGGATGGGCAGAAGGAAAAGGAGGAGATCCACACTCTGCAAGAGCAGCTGGCTGCCTTGAAAGAGATGACG GAGAGAGACATGAGAAGTACCAAAGGCCAGATAACGAAGAAAGAATCACCTAAAGTTGAGAGGGTGTCTCAAAAGGCTGGTAAACCAA cagcagcaaaatTGCAACAGAACAAGACAGTGCACACTTTAAATGTCCAACAATCAATCAATTACCTGGACAA gttgtgtatTTTTTGCGGTAAAACTGATGACTCCTTCACTGAAGATGTATTAGACCTTCACTACTGGAAACACTGTCCTATGTTGCGACGCTGTGATGAATGCAGACAG GTTGTGGAGATCGCCAGCTTCACCGAGCACCTACTGAACGAATGTGAAAGCCGGTCCAAGTTCAGCCAGTGTCAAAGCTGCTTGGAGGCGGTGGCTACTGAAGATCTGACTCGCCATGTCCTGGGTACCACTTGTAACC cccccACTTCAGGTAAAAGCTTCAGCCACTGCCCTTTGTGTCACAACAACTTCCCACCAGGAGAAGAG GCCTGGAAGGCTCACCTCACGGGGAGCGAGGGTTGCAAACAAAACTTGCGCAGGACAGCGGTGTCCCAGAGAACCCAGCCAGTACAAG GCAAGGCATTATCCAGCACAAAGGTCACACAGACTTGGTCGGTGGGCGCCCAAGGGAGAGTCAGGCCTATGGGGAGATGCAGTCGAATTCCATCCCTTACACCCCCAGCTAGAGGACATACACTGGGGAAGCGGTGA
- the cep104 gene encoding centrosomal protein of 104 kDa isoform X2 codes for MPRKIGFIVVSSSSHEDNFNAKELMVHAPTVRGWRSSKLCSYPQHITLQLVERSRVKKLQLLAHHYLIPAKVEFQIGDTLPEPSTSAVVGQLRRLGYVSLSDNEKTGFKARELKSVHVDAVGTYLKITFHQNHVNRHNRYNQVSLVAINVLGEPLDGNAFHTMPSREQLIEHYLTSTQLEAALDATLAGKCNSTSPLDDLAFDMYQDPEVAHIIRQLDQKKKDMVRQERYEEAKYLKQAIADLQKAGEHLARFDVEKQSAMEKEDYDLAKKKKDEMDEYRQGVYQQLKITSAAEPSPSQEVPSPLRSSDHQSPPAKPFDTIRKGKAFSKTPQSHLTDSDTVSPKSNPSDITRASSTLPKIDVTSLPYDEMLLPAPQRKDQQPVEDIQSPVMKQFLLHDTQRTLPSPETGGEPEPLSEKAQREAGLQIEVFGESLVASAYSKSWSNREEALLAVHKKLLEVSSTTPKEELRNMIRATVFLVKRALLEKVSSVFQASLKLLFFMFSQLIPGLGRTEVTHCLDQTWPNLLARTGDSTRRLRFNAIACIQEIAALKEVRALQFIPTELAKPFKSNFPSRLAQSRLELLESLLVELGTENSGFTLENVMMFCTTALEHSASAVREQAARIILSMYKQHGAAALVYLPQSNAARKNFLYKTLFDGFAKVDGKLVETQSMKKGGGPLDGQKEKEEIHTLQEQLAALKEMTERDMRSTKGQITKKESPKVERVSQKAGKPTAAKLQQNKTVHTLNVQQSINYLDKLCIFCGKTDDSFTEDVLDLHYWKHCPMLRRCDECRQVVEIASFTEHLLNECESRSKFSQCQSCLEAVATEDLTRHVLGTTCNPPTSGKSFSHCPLCHNNFPPGEEAWKAHLTGSEGCKQNLRRTAVSQRTQPVQGKALSSTKVTQTWSVGAQGRVRPMGRCSRIPSLTPPARGHTLGKR; via the exons ATGCCCAGGAAAATAGGATTTATTGTGGTCAGCTCTTCCAGTCATGAGGACAACTTCAATGCTAAGGAGCTCATGGTCCATGCACCCACCGTCCGTGGGTGGAGATCCAGCAA GTTGTGCAGCTACCCTCAGCACATCACCCTGCAGCTGGTGGAAAGAAGTCGGGTAAAGAAGCTGCAGCTCCTGGCCCACCATTACCTGATCCCAGCTAAAGTGGAGTTCCAAATAGGGGACACTCTTCCTGAACCCAGCACTTCAGCAGTCGTTGGACAGCTTCGCAGACTTGG CTATGTGTCTCTGTCGGACAACGAGAAGACCGGCTTCAAGGCCCGAGAGCTGAAATCAGTCCATGTAGATGCTGTCGGAACTTACCTGAAGATAACCTTCCACCAGAATCACGTTAACCGTCACAATCGCTACAATCAG GTCTCTTTGGTGGCTATCAATGTGCTCGGTGAGCCACTGGATGGCAACGCTTTTCACACCATG CCAAGCAGAGAGCAGCTGATCGAACACTACCTCACCAGCACTCAGCTGGAAGCTGCCTTGGATGCGACCCTCGCAGG AAAATGTAATTCCACTTCACCATTGGACGACCTGGCCTTTGACATGTACCAGGACCCGGAAGTGGCCCATATCATCCGCCAGCTGGATCAAAAGAAGAAGGACATGGTGCGCCAGGAGAGATATGAGGAAGCAAAGTATCTGAAGCAGGCCATCGCTGATCTTCAAAAG GCCGGGGAGCATTTGGCAAGATTTGATGTAGAGAAGCAATCTGCTATGGAAAAGGAGGACTATGACCTtgccaagaagaagaaggatgaAATGGATGAGTACCGGCAGGGTGTCTACCAACAGCTGAAG ATCACAAGTGCAGCAGAACCGTCTCCATCCCAGGAGGTTCCTTCACCTCTCCGTTCTTCAGACCACCAGTCGCCCCCCGCCAAACCCTTTGACACGATAAGGAAAGGGAAAGCTTTCTCAAAAACGCCGCAGAGCCATCTAACAGACTCTGACACAGTGTCGCCTAAGAGCAATCCATCTGACATAACTAGAGCCTCATCTACTCTACCAAAAATAGAT GTTACCAGCTTGCCATATGATGAGATGCTGTTGCCAGCCCCTCAAAGGAAAGACCAGCAGCCAGTGGAGGACATCCAGAGTCCTGTAATGAAGCAGTTCCTCTTACACGACACCCAAAGGACTCTACCTAGCCCTGAGACCGGCGGAGAACCAGAACCTCTATCGGAGAAGGCTCAAAGAGAGGCTGGGCTTCAAATAGAAGTCTTTGGAGAGAGTCTG GTTGCAAGTGCATATTCTAAATCATGGTCGAACAGAGAAGAGGCACTCCTGGCTGTGCACAAGAAGCTTTTGGAGGTATCATCCACGACTCCCAAGGAGGAGCTGAGGAACATGATAAGAGCTACAGTCTTCCTAGTCAAGAGAGCTCTCCTTGAGAAAGTTTCATCT GTTTTCCAAGCCTCCTTGAAGTTGCTGTTCTTCATGTTCAGCCAGCTGATCCCAGGTTTAGGCCGGACTGAGGTGACCCACTGTTTGGATCAAACTTGGCCCAATCTACTGGCTAGGACAGGGGACTCGACTAGACGCCTCCGGTTCAACGCTATCGCTTGCATCCAG GAAATTGCCGCTCTGAAGGAAGTTCGGGCCTTGCAGTTCATCCCCACTGAGCTGGCGAAACCTTTCAAATCCAACTTCCCCTCACGCCTGGCTCAGAGTCGGTTGGAGCTGCTTGAGAGTCTCCTGGTGGAGCTAGGCACAGAGAACTCTGGATTCACCTTGGAGAATGTAATGAtg TTCTGCACTACAGCTTTGGAGCACAGCGCATCCGCTGTTCGAGAGCAGGCGGCGCGCATCATTTTGTCCATGTACAAGCAACACGGTGCAGCCGCTCTCGTTTACCTTCCACAGAGCAATGCTGCCCGTAAGAACTTCCTTTACAAAACCCTGTTTGATGGCTTTGCCAAGGTTGACGGAAAGCTGGTGGAGACTCAG TCTATGAAGAAGGGTGGTGGTCCACTGGATGGGCAGAAGGAAAAGGAGGAGATCCACACTCTGCAAGAGCAGCTGGCTGCCTTGAAAGAGATGACG GAGAGAGACATGAGAAGTACCAAAGGCCAGATAACGAAGAAAGAATCACCTAAAGTTGAGAGGGTGTCTCAAAAGGCTGGTAAACCAA cagcagcaaaatTGCAACAGAACAAGACAGTGCACACTTTAAATGTCCAACAATCAATCAATTACCTGGACAA gttgtgtatTTTTTGCGGTAAAACTGATGACTCCTTCACTGAAGATGTATTAGACCTTCACTACTGGAAACACTGTCCTATGTTGCGACGCTGTGATGAATGCAGACAG GTTGTGGAGATCGCCAGCTTCACCGAGCACCTACTGAACGAATGTGAAAGCCGGTCCAAGTTCAGCCAGTGTCAAAGCTGCTTGGAGGCGGTGGCTACTGAAGATCTGACTCGCCATGTCCTGGGTACCACTTGTAACC cccccACTTCAGGTAAAAGCTTCAGCCACTGCCCTTTGTGTCACAACAACTTCCCACCAGGAGAAGAG GCCTGGAAGGCTCACCTCACGGGGAGCGAGGGTTGCAAACAAAACTTGCGCAGGACAGCGGTGTCCCAGAGAACCCAGCCAGTACAAG GCAAGGCATTATCCAGCACAAAGGTCACACAGACTTGGTCGGTGGGCGCCCAAGGGAGAGTCAGGCCTATGGGGAGATGCAGTCGAATTCCATCCCTTACACCCCCAGCTAGAGGACATACACTGGGGAAGCGGTGA